The Rhodococcus antarcticus DNA segment GGCCTCCCACGTGTTCAGCACCACCGGCCGCGGCGAGGACGGGTGCTGGGCTCGGGCCCGCAGCCGCCGGTGGACCCGTGCGCTGACGGCGTCGAGACCCGCGTCGGCGTGCACGAACAGCACGTCCGGGGTGGTGTGCTCCTCGCCGGGGGCCAGCCGCACCTCGGCCGGGCCGAGCAGCTCGCCACCGCCCAGCACCGCACCGTGGCGGCCGGCGCCCTCGGGCAGCCTCTCCACCAGGTGCACGTGGTTGCCGCTCCACGCCACGTGGGTGCTCCACACCTGTCCGTGTCGGAACCCGAACCCTTCGGTGCCCGCGCTCATCAGCAGGGTGGCGTCGTGCCCGGTGCGCCCGCGGCGGCTGACCCGCAGGTGGGTGCCGTGCTGCACCCGGAATCGCTGCGGGGAGCGCTCGCGCACCCAGCGGCCGGTGAGGTCGAGCCCCGAGACCGCACGCTCGGGCAGCGGCAGCAGCGCCACCAGCGAGACCACGTCGAGCGGGCCCTCGCCGGTGTTGCGCACCCGCACCCGGTGGGCGAGCACGCCGTGCGGGTCCAGGGCCAGCTCGACGACCACGTGCACCCCGGCGTGCTCGTCGGCCGCGGTGGCGGTGAGCGTGCTGCCCACGACCAGCACGGGCCCGGTGAGCGCCAGGCGCAGCGGGGCGGAGCGGCCGTCCCTGGCCAGCTCCAGGCCCGGCGTGCCCAGCCACCCCTCGTGCTCGGACGGCAGCACCGTGAGCTGCACGGACACGTCGAGGGCGTTGTTGGTGACCACCGGGCTGGTCGCGAGCTCGAGACCCGTCTCGTCACCGAGGTCGGTGCCCCAGTGCAGCACCCGGGGGAGCCGGGGCCCGGAGACGTCCAGGACGAGGGCCACCCCCGCCGCTCGCAGGGTCACGATGACGGGGGCGGGGCTGGTCACGGTCGGGCTCCTCCTCGGGAGACGCGTCGAGCAGGGGTGGGGCTGCGCCGGGGGCGGGTGGGATGCGCGCGCCGTGGGGACGGGGCAGGGACGTGGTGCGCCCCGCCCCCGCGGGCGGTGGCCGACGCGGGGACGGGGCGGATCGTGGGGACGGACTGCGTGCTCAGCCCTTCGTCGTGCCCAGGGTCAGGCCGGAGACGAACTGCTTCTGCAGCGCGAAGAACACGATGAGGGTGGGAAGCGCCACCAGCACCGAGCCGGCCGAGAGCAGGTTGTAGTCGGTGAAGAACTGGCCCCGGAGGTTGTTCAGCGAGCTCGTGATGGGGAACTTGTCGCCGCTCTGCAGCAGCACGGTGGCCCAGAAGAACTCGTTGTAGATCCAGGTCACCAGCAGGGTGGCCAGCGCCGCCAGCGGAGGCCGGCACAGGGGCAGGGTCAGCTGCCACCACTGGCGCAGCACGCTCGCCCCGTCGACGTCGGCCGCCTCGTAGAGCTCCATCGGGATCGTCTTCATGTAGTTGCTGAGCACGAAGGCGCAGAAGCCGGTCTGGAAGGCGGTGTTGATGAGGATCAGGCCCCAGAAGCTGTCCAGCAGGGTGCCCGAGCTGGAGACCCAGAAGGGCACCTGGATCGAGCGGAACAGCCGGTAGATGGGGATGAGCAGGGCCTGTGGCGGCAGCAGGTTGGCCGCGGTGAACATGCCCAGCAGCGCGAGGTTGAACGTGAAGTTGAACCGGGCCACCACGAACGCCACCATCGAGGAGAGCACCAGCGTGGCCACCACGGCCGGGATCGTGACGATGGCCGAGTTGAGGAAGTGCCGGGCGAAGTCGCCCTGGTTCCAGGCGTTGGTGAAGTTCCTCAGGGTGAAGCCGCCGAA contains these protein-coding regions:
- a CDS encoding carbohydrate ABC transporter permease, yielding MTAVADRPTAAAPAPTSAPAGRRKKVTTGRRVLHVFLIVVALVWLFPVLWALYNSFRDYAYTSTHGYASFGGFTLRNFTNAWNQGDFARHFLNSAIVTIPAVVATLVLSSMVAFVVARFNFTFNLALLGMFTAANLLPPQALLIPIYRLFRSIQVPFWVSSSGTLLDSFWGLILINTAFQTGFCAFVLSNYMKTIPMELYEAADVDGASVLRQWWQLTLPLCRPPLAALATLLVTWIYNEFFWATVLLQSGDKFPITSSLNNLRGQFFTDYNLLSAGSVLVALPTLIVFFALQKQFVSGLTLGTTKG